A single genomic interval of Syntrophobotulus glycolicus DSM 8271 harbors:
- a CDS encoding AAA family ATPase, with amino-acid sequence MKLCIFVIQECSAALNSLKYFKEKANEYHVLAAGSLLGTLLAKPKSYPVGMVNLINLYPLSFDEFIAAIDPPLYFKLFLFDTGLLKHMAGVDNAAMTNKLI; translated from the coding sequence TTGAAACTGTGCATTTTTGTGATACAGGAGTGCTCCGCCGCGCTGAACTCCCTGAAATATTTCAAGGAAAAAGCCAACGAATATCATGTCCTTGCAGCCGGAAGCCTGCTCGGTACCCTCTTGGCAAAGCCGAAGTCTTATCCGGTCGGCATGGTCAACCTGATTAATCTGTATCCGCTGTCCTTTGATGAATTTATCGCCGCCATAGACCCGCCGCTTTATTTCAAGCTCTTTCTGTTTGACACGGGGCTGCTCAAGCATATGGCCGGCGTTGACAACGCGGCGATGACAAACAAGCTGATATAA
- a CDS encoding M67 family metallopeptidase, with protein MMRITIKQSDFELMVSHAKAGLPNEVCGLIAGKLEDGDAVIEKIYLLSNPDQSPEHFSIDPAEQLEAIKDMRKLGLAPLGNFHSHPSTPSRPSQEDIRLAYDPKASYLILSLAEKTPVLKAFEIVDGAVTQRILEIGWNTVS; from the coding sequence ATGATGAGGATAACAATAAAACAATCTGATTTTGAATTGATGGTCAGTCACGCAAAGGCCGGGCTGCCGAACGAAGTCTGCGGACTGATCGCCGGGAAGCTGGAAGACGGCGATGCGGTGATTGAAAAAATATATTTGCTTTCCAACCCTGACCAGAGCCCCGAGCATTTTTCCATCGACCCTGCCGAGCAGTTGGAAGCAATCAAAGATATGCGAAAATTAGGGCTTGCGCCGCTGGGGAATTTCCATTCTCATCCGTCAACTCCGTCAAGACCTTCACAGGAGGATATCCGGCTGGCCTATGATCCCAAGGCAAGCTATCTTATCCTTTCGCTGGCGGAGAAAACACCGGTGTTGAAAGCCTTTGAGATTGTGGACGGCGCGGTCACGCAGCGAATTTTGGAGATTGGATGGAATACGGTTTCCTGA
- the moeB gene encoding molybdopterin-synthase adenylyltransferase MoeB, with protein sequence MAFTNEQLERYSRHIILSEVGVKGQKKLLNAKVLIIGAGGLGAPAALYLAAAGVGTIGIADADEVDLSNLQRQVIHTTLDVGKAKIQSARETMEAINPDIAVQTYRVFVDANNIMDLIADYDFIIDGTDNFPAKFLINDACVLAKKPFSHAGIIRFKGQLMTYVPGEGPCYRCVFKEPPPPDAVPTCKQAGVIGAMGGIIGSLQAMEAIKYMIGKGDLLTGYLLTYDALKMDFRKIKLPVDKHCAVCGEHPAILAPFDYEQAECDLKK encoded by the coding sequence ATGGCTTTTACCAATGAACAGCTTGAACGCTATTCCCGCCACATTATCCTTTCTGAGGTTGGAGTAAAAGGGCAGAAGAAGCTGCTGAACGCCAAGGTTCTGATTATTGGTGCAGGCGGCTTAGGCGCTCCCGCCGCGCTCTATCTGGCCGCTGCCGGGGTCGGCACAATCGGCATTGCCGATGCCGACGAGGTAGATTTGTCCAACCTCCAGCGTCAGGTGATCCATACCACGCTGGATGTCGGCAAGGCGAAAATCCAATCTGCCAGGGAGACTATGGAGGCGATTAACCCGGACATCGCTGTCCAAACCTATCGCGTCTTTGTGGACGCAAACAACATCATGGATCTGATCGCCGATTATGATTTTATCATCGATGGCACCGATAATTTTCCGGCTAAATTTCTCATTAACGACGCGTGTGTATTGGCTAAAAAGCCTTTTTCTCATGCGGGAATCATCCGCTTCAAAGGGCAGCTCATGACCTATGTGCCGGGTGAAGGGCCGTGCTATCGCTGTGTATTTAAAGAGCCGCCTCCGCCGGATGCCGTGCCCACTTGCAAGCAGGCCGGGGTAATCGGTGCGATGGGTGGCATCATCGGCAGTTTGCAGGCTATGGAAGCGATAAAGTACATGATCGGCAAAGGCGATCTCCTGACCGGTTATCTGCTCACCTACGACGCTCTCAAAATGGATTTCCGCAAGATCAAGCTGCCTGTGGATAAACACTGCGCCGTCTGCGGCGAACATCCGGCAATATTGGCGCCGTTTGATTATGAGCAGGCGGAATGTGATTTAAAGAAGTAG
- the thiS gene encoding sulfur carrier protein ThiS yields the protein MKLTVAGEKKEYQESLTIAGLIKLEQVENPEYVTVSINDEFVQSGTFEEIVLKDGDIVEFLYFMGGGR from the coding sequence ATGAAACTGACTGTAGCGGGGGAGAAAAAAGAATATCAAGAGAGCTTGACCATTGCCGGACTGATCAAGCTTGAGCAGGTGGAAAACCCGGAGTATGTTACGGTTTCTATTAATGATGAGTTTGTCCAGAGCGGAACTTTTGAAGAGATCGTCCTGAAAGACGGCGATATCGTGGAGTTTCTTTACTTCATGGGAGGCGGGCGCTGA
- a CDS encoding sulfurtransferase TusA family protein: MAEFVVDETVDITDVVCPVTFVKAKVALEELNDGQVLSIRMNDGEPVQNVPRSIKDEGHQILKLIDNGDGTYNLIVRKAGE; the protein is encoded by the coding sequence ATGGCTGAGTTTGTTGTGGACGAGACCGTTGACATCACCGATGTCGTTTGCCCCGTTACCTTCGTCAAGGCAAAGGTGGCGCTGGAGGAGTTGAATGACGGCCAAGTGCTGTCCATCCGCATGAACGACGGAGAACCGGTGCAGAATGTTCCCCGCAGCATCAAGGATGAGGGGCATCAGATCCTAAAACTCATTGACAACGGCGACGGTACCTATAACCTGATCGTGAGAAAGGCGGGAGAATAA
- a CDS encoding 4Fe-4S binding protein, translated as MEADYKALKNGGFMRQVQKNHFSLRLKVVGGSLTAEQLLTIAEISKKYGDGHVHLTSRQGVEIPFVKLENVEDVKAELEAGGVNTGVCGPRVRTVTACQGSAICPSGCIETYPLACEISDRYFGRELPHKFKFGITGCMNNCLKAEENDLGVKGGYTIEWIKEACTLCGVCAKACRDGAITQTETELLLDESKCNNCGRCVKSCPFDAWRGEPGYILSFGGTFGNLIAKGEEVLPIIRDKEVLFRAADAALAFFDQYANPSERFRVAIDRAGWDTFKKEMEAAYNG; from the coding sequence ATGGAGGCTGATTACAAGGCGCTGAAAAACGGCGGATTCATGCGGCAGGTGCAGAAGAATCACTTCTCCCTGCGGCTGAAGGTAGTGGGCGGCAGCCTTACGGCGGAGCAGCTTTTGACCATCGCTGAAATCAGCAAAAAATACGGCGACGGGCATGTGCATCTCACTTCCCGGCAAGGTGTGGAGATTCCGTTTGTCAAATTGGAAAACGTGGAGGACGTCAAGGCCGAGCTGGAAGCGGGCGGCGTGAATACAGGCGTCTGCGGCCCGAGAGTGCGCACTGTGACGGCCTGTCAGGGCAGCGCGATATGTCCAAGCGGCTGCATTGAGACATACCCATTGGCTTGTGAAATCTCCGACCGCTACTTTGGCCGAGAGCTGCCTCACAAGTTTAAATTCGGGATCACCGGCTGTATGAACAACTGCCTGAAAGCCGAGGAGAATGATTTAGGCGTCAAGGGCGGCTATACCATCGAATGGATCAAAGAAGCCTGCACCCTTTGCGGAGTGTGCGCCAAGGCCTGTCGCGACGGGGCGATCACCCAGACTGAAACCGAACTGCTTTTGGATGAGAGCAAATGCAACAACTGCGGCCGCTGTGTGAAGTCCTGTCCCTTTGACGCATGGCGGGGCGAACCGGGATATATCCTCTCTTTTGGCGGAACCTTCGGTAACTTAATCGCGAAGGGTGAGGAGGTCCTGCCCATCATCCGCGATAAAGAGGTCCTTTTTCGGGCAGCGGACGCGGCGCTTGCGTTCTTCGATCAGTACGCCAATCCAAGCGAGCGTTTCCGTGTGGCGATTGACCGTGCCGGATGGGACACATTCAAAAAAGAAATGGAGGCGGCTTACAATGGCTGA
- a CDS encoding LacI family DNA-binding transcriptional regulator codes for MTLKEIAKEAGVSVSTVSRVVNSRNDSFASKEVRDRIWAIVKKSGYLPNKSARELQQGKKSGETVRSGSLCCILGRTDTMEENPFLSQLSRVIEKQAMEHGYPVRFSYSIFDVNEKLMTNVIREKIESFKPAGAIAIGQFNKCAIDLLNRYYANIVYAGRGRINAEWDQVICDAYEAAEIALSHLYLQGHRRIGYLGGTESEVRFLAYQNFLRKHDLAFEDELVYPCEHNGEGGVLGAEKLIKADGSKPTAVLCASDTSAIALMNRLKDAKIQVPEQVSVVGIDNIELSGYVSPMLTTMGAPVQEIGNVAVQTLIGRIERRHKKPLRIYLQNEFIHRQSVAVLANAF; via the coding sequence GTGACACTGAAAGAAATCGCCAAAGAAGCGGGCGTATCTGTTTCAACCGTATCCAGAGTGGTCAATTCGCGGAACGACAGCTTCGCCAGCAAGGAAGTTCGGGACAGGATTTGGGCAATCGTCAAGAAATCCGGTTACCTTCCCAATAAAAGCGCCCGGGAGCTTCAGCAGGGCAAAAAAAGCGGCGAAACTGTGCGCAGCGGTTCTCTGTGCTGTATATTGGGCCGCACCGATACCATGGAAGAAAATCCATTTCTATCTCAGCTTTCAAGAGTGATTGAGAAGCAAGCCATGGAACACGGTTACCCGGTTCGGTTCTCCTACTCCATTTTCGACGTCAATGAAAAGCTGATGACAAATGTGATCAGGGAAAAAATTGAATCGTTCAAACCGGCCGGCGCGATTGCCATTGGGCAGTTCAACAAATGCGCGATTGATCTGCTCAACCGGTATTACGCCAATATTGTCTATGCCGGGCGCGGCAGAATCAACGCGGAATGGGATCAGGTCATCTGTGACGCGTATGAGGCTGCCGAAATTGCGCTCTCTCATCTTTACCTGCAGGGTCACAGGCGGATCGGTTATCTTGGCGGAACAGAGAGCGAGGTGCGTTTTCTCGCTTATCAAAATTTCTTGCGGAAACATGATCTCGCTTTTGAGGATGAACTGGTGTATCCGTGCGAACACAACGGCGAAGGCGGCGTCTTGGGTGCCGAGAAACTGATCAAGGCCGACGGGAGCAAACCGACCGCCGTTTTATGCGCCAGCGATACCTCCGCCATCGCGCTGATGAACCGCCTGAAAGACGCCAAGATCCAGGTGCCGGAGCAGGTCTCTGTCGTTGGCATTGATAATATAGAGCTGTCCGGGTATGTATCGCCCATGCTCACCACGATGGGGGCGCCGGTTCAGGAAATCGGCAATGTGGCGGTGCAAACCTTGATTGGCAGAATTGAGCGGCGGCACAAAAAACCGTTGCGCATCTACCTGCAAAATGAATTCATACATAGGCAAAGTGTTGCGGTGCTTGCCAATGCGTTTTGA
- a CDS encoding glycyl-radical enzyme activating protein: MGIFDPDWHEVSALVTNIQRFSVNDGPGIRTTVFLKGCNLRCCWCHNPECIDMHPQIQFDDVVCQKCDLCSASCPNGAMRSCGNIDQTKCVLCGCCVKICPYDALSIVGEWKTSSELLETMKKDRPYYQESGGGVTISGGEPLLQLDFLHNFLPKLKQENFHVALDTAGCVPFSSLEYAACFADLFLFDVKAFSSEIHKKYTGADNAVILENLRRLSSLGTEIWVRIPIIAGINDTGDEIAAIARFLSEIPGIAQVELLPFHDYGVKKYQSIGKPYLLRGDPHPSEDFMLTAKRICSSFCLPLR, from the coding sequence ATGGGAATTTTTGATCCTGATTGGCATGAGGTCAGCGCACTCGTAACAAACATCCAACGCTTTTCAGTGAACGATGGGCCGGGCATACGGACTACCGTCTTCCTGAAAGGGTGCAATCTCCGCTGCTGCTGGTGCCACAATCCCGAGTGCATCGACATGCATCCGCAGATTCAATTTGATGACGTGGTATGCCAAAAGTGTGATTTATGCTCCGCTTCCTGCCCGAACGGCGCAATGCGAAGCTGCGGAAATATCGATCAAACGAAATGTGTCCTTTGCGGCTGCTGTGTTAAAATCTGCCCATATGACGCCCTATCTATCGTTGGGGAGTGGAAGACGTCGTCCGAGTTATTGGAAACCATGAAAAAGGACCGGCCATATTATCAGGAATCCGGCGGCGGCGTGACAATTTCCGGCGGTGAGCCTCTATTGCAGCTTGATTTCCTGCATAATTTCCTGCCAAAGCTGAAGCAAGAAAATTTTCATGTTGCGCTTGACACAGCCGGATGCGTTCCCTTCTCAAGCCTAGAGTATGCCGCCTGTTTTGCAGATTTATTTTTGTTCGATGTCAAGGCCTTCTCATCCGAAATTCATAAAAAATACACCGGGGCAGATAATGCTGTAATTTTAGAAAATCTCCGCCGGCTCTCGTCTCTCGGCACTGAGATTTGGGTCAGAATCCCAATAATCGCCGGGATCAACGATACAGGGGATGAAATCGCGGCGATTGCGCGTTTTCTTAGTGAAATACCAGGCATAGCTCAGGTTGAGCTGCTCCCGTTTCATGACTATGGGGTGAAAAAATATCAATCAATAGGCAAACCATATTTACTGCGCGGCGATCCTCATCCCTCAGAGGATTTTATGCTGACCGCAAAGAGAATCTGCAGTTCATTTTGCCTTCCTTTGCGCTGA
- a CDS encoding pyruvate formate lyase family protein encodes MSNANKPGLSDRIQRLYAMRNELYDSEVIPHRAQVYGKVFSRHPALDLPAKIALAFEEFLSEKKISVLPGDVLAGYAYKYSWDLTDPHKTPDSYNAAEVPPYDPFCIDDEVERIKAYLGGDEHHPAVKKLRFFQKGVHSWLFKHNSGGHIIPGQQRILTSGLKALQDEAKTELGREHTDSEKSYISAMLRCAEAFSNYILRYSEEAENSARSIEDPSEKKQLLKISTACKHISKNPPQSFFEAVQLVWLVHEVLITDMPVNCVISVGRLDLYLDSFYQADLAAGHITGDEAQEIIDALWLKFAANEMCYQNVTIGGTTVSGELISNPITLMCLRATERLRCDQPLLALRYAPDMPEELWEESLNVLRSGTGFPSFFHDAACIAVKERQGLSHEDAVNFAVMGCVELTGCGNDFSNTESMRINIPLLLEFMLNRGVQRLTGEVFPLHNSHDLDSLESFDEFYAWFKRELRAYINLGLESADLIESFWGRLYPAPFLSFTMKGCVQKGRDVADGGPIYNNSVLNGGGFASTADSLAAIKKLVFDEKIMTLSELAVALDQDYKGYEHLLRLISACPKYGNDDDAVDRFVRDIVDIFIDEAEGRKNSRGGTYGIGLYTVQDHAKMGYLTGALPDGRLAGTALSNGFASVQGKDISGPTALINSAVKAEISGAGNGMVLDLKFSPQFLQNPSNAKATRHLINSYFARGGIEIQINVVNSETLLAAKREPEKYKNLVVRVSGFSAYFCSLLPATQDEIIARTEHGNF; translated from the coding sequence ATGAGCAATGCAAACAAACCGGGGCTGTCTGACCGGATTCAAAGGCTATATGCAATGAGGAATGAGCTTTACGACAGCGAAGTCATCCCTCACCGCGCTCAAGTGTACGGCAAGGTGTTTTCCCGGCACCCAGCCCTTGATCTCCCTGCAAAAATCGCCTTAGCCTTTGAGGAGTTTCTCTCTGAGAAAAAAATATCTGTTTTGCCCGGTGATGTGCTTGCGGGATACGCTTACAAGTATTCCTGGGATCTCACCGATCCGCATAAAACCCCGGACAGCTACAATGCGGCGGAAGTCCCTCCCTACGACCCTTTCTGCATCGACGATGAGGTTGAGCGGATCAAGGCTTATCTCGGCGGCGATGAACATCATCCCGCGGTAAAAAAGCTTCGCTTTTTCCAGAAAGGAGTACATTCCTGGCTGTTTAAGCATAACAGCGGCGGGCATATTATCCCCGGCCAGCAGCGCATTTTGACCTCAGGTTTGAAGGCGCTGCAGGATGAGGCGAAAACCGAACTGGGCCGAGAGCATACGGATAGTGAAAAGAGCTATATCTCCGCCATGCTGCGCTGTGCTGAGGCGTTCTCAAATTATATCCTGAGATATTCGGAAGAAGCAGAAAATTCTGCCCGGAGCATTGAGGATCCTTCTGAAAAAAAGCAACTGTTAAAAATATCCACGGCCTGTAAACATATCTCAAAAAATCCACCCCAAAGCTTTTTTGAGGCGGTTCAGCTTGTCTGGCTGGTGCATGAAGTTCTGATCACTGATATGCCCGTAAACTGTGTCATCTCCGTCGGGCGGTTGGATTTATATCTCGACTCTTTCTATCAAGCCGATCTTGCCGCCGGGCACATTACCGGGGATGAAGCGCAGGAAATCATCGATGCCTTGTGGCTCAAATTTGCTGCCAACGAGATGTGCTACCAAAATGTTACGATTGGCGGGACGACGGTTTCCGGCGAATTGATCAGCAACCCCATTACCCTTATGTGCCTGCGGGCAACTGAGCGCCTGCGCTGTGATCAGCCGCTGCTTGCCCTGCGCTATGCTCCGGATATGCCCGAAGAGCTTTGGGAAGAATCGCTTAACGTCTTGCGAAGCGGCACCGGCTTTCCTTCCTTTTTTCACGATGCGGCTTGCATCGCCGTCAAAGAACGACAGGGATTGTCTCATGAAGATGCCGTAAACTTCGCCGTTATGGGCTGTGTAGAGCTGACTGGCTGCGGAAATGACTTTTCCAATACGGAATCCATGAGGATCAATATCCCACTGCTGCTTGAATTCATGCTCAACCGCGGCGTCCAACGACTTACGGGAGAGGTTTTCCCTCTCCACAACAGTCACGACCTTGATTCCCTGGAAAGTTTTGACGAATTCTATGCCTGGTTCAAGCGAGAACTGCGCGCCTATATTAACCTCGGTCTGGAAAGCGCCGATCTCATCGAGAGCTTTTGGGGCAGGTTGTATCCGGCTCCCTTTTTGTCTTTCACAATGAAAGGCTGTGTTCAAAAGGGACGCGATGTTGCCGATGGCGGCCCGATCTACAATAATTCTGTCTTAAACGGCGGGGGATTCGCTTCAACGGCCGACTCGCTCGCCGCGATCAAAAAACTCGTGTTTGATGAAAAAATAATGACATTGTCTGAGTTGGCAGTTGCCCTTGATCAAGATTATAAAGGCTATGAGCATCTTCTCCGCTTGATCAGCGCCTGTCCCAAATACGGCAATGATGATGATGCTGTCGATAGATTCGTCCGCGACATTGTGGATATCTTTATCGATGAGGCCGAGGGCAGGAAGAACAGCCGCGGAGGGACCTACGGTATCGGTTTGTACACCGTGCAGGATCACGCCAAAATGGGGTATCTTACCGGTGCCCTGCCCGATGGACGGCTCGCGGGCACCGCTCTTTCCAACGGCTTTGCTTCTGTGCAGGGCAAGGACATCTCCGGCCCTACTGCATTAATCAATTCCGCCGTCAAGGCCGAGATTTCAGGCGCCGGCAACGGCATGGTGCTCGATCTGAAATTCTCGCCGCAGTTTTTGCAAAATCCTTCGAACGCCAAGGCGACGCGCCATTTGATCAATTCCTACTTTGCCCGCGGCGGAATCGAGATTCAAATCAATGTCGTCAACAGTGAAACTCTGCTGGCCGCCAAACGTGAGCCCGAGAAGTACAAAAATTTAGTCGTGCGCGTATCGGGATTTTCAGCATATTTTTGTTCACTGCTGCCCGCAACACAGGACGAAATCATCGCGAGGACAGAGCATGGGAATTTTTGA
- the hpdA gene encoding 4-hydroxyphenylacetate decarboxylase activase, whose amino-acid sequence MMEIQDKALISSIESFTTHDGPGCRTTIFFAGCPLKCDWCANPEAMESKRKILFAEQNCRARDGCSRCVKACPHGALRSANGALQIDRGICTDCISFHCTEVCHLDAIRLCGKDYTADQLMERLRIDSGSWGEGGGVTFSGGEPLRQAGFLLSLLPILKRENIHTAIETSAFAAEEVFQAVMDEIDFAFIDIKHVDPTLHHSRTGVDNTPILSNITALARSGYQGRLIIRVPMVAGYNDTVENMTATARFMSGLDLKEINLLRFHRLGESKWRQLGKESPYDDKPSAIDLSGMKEIFAQKGIACYIGEDTPF is encoded by the coding sequence ATGATGGAAATCCAGGATAAAGCGTTAATATCCAGTATTGAAAGCTTTACAACCCATGACGGTCCAGGCTGCCGCACCACAATATTTTTTGCCGGATGCCCGTTAAAGTGTGATTGGTGCGCCAATCCCGAAGCCATGGAGTCAAAGCGTAAAATCTTGTTTGCAGAGCAAAACTGCCGTGCCAGGGATGGGTGTTCCCGTTGCGTCAAGGCTTGCCCCCACGGTGCGCTTAGATCGGCAAACGGGGCGTTGCAGATTGACCGGGGGATTTGCACGGATTGTATCAGCTTTCATTGCACCGAAGTATGTCACCTGGACGCGATCAGGCTGTGCGGGAAAGATTACACCGCAGACCAGCTTATGGAGCGGCTCCGCATTGACAGCGGTTCTTGGGGAGAAGGCGGCGGCGTTACCTTCAGCGGCGGCGAACCGCTCAGGCAAGCCGGATTTCTGCTCTCCCTTTTGCCAATTTTAAAGCGGGAAAACATCCATACCGCCATAGAAACATCGGCTTTCGCAGCTGAAGAAGTTTTTCAGGCGGTGATGGATGAGATTGATTTCGCTTTTATCGATATCAAGCATGTGGATCCAACGCTTCACCACTCCCGCACGGGTGTCGATAACACCCCTATTCTCAGCAATATAACAGCTCTTGCCAGGAGCGGGTATCAAGGGCGGCTGATCATACGGGTTCCAATGGTTGCAGGCTATAACGATACCGTTGAAAACATGACCGCCACCGCCCGGTTTATGAGCGGGTTGGATTTAAAGGAAATAAACCTTCTGCGATTTCACCGCCTGGGGGAATCCAAGTGGCGTCAGCTTGGCAAGGAGAGCCCATATGATGATAAACCGTCCGCTATTGATCTATCCGGAATGAAAGAGATATTCGCCCAAAAGGGGATTGCGTGCTATATCGGCGAGGATACACCATTTTGA
- the hpdC gene encoding 4-hydroxyphenylacetate decarboxylase small subunit, with protein sequence MIKSAPNHSDCKNFAPLDVAKGLCRWSDAIVLIDAPLCPEFETLPKCAHCKLYADDGAGLGKCAGYAKPYWIDGNFNASLCRYFEKA encoded by the coding sequence ATGATTAAATCTGCCCCCAATCATTCTGATTGCAAAAATTTTGCTCCTTTGGATGTGGCAAAAGGGCTCTGCCGCTGGAGTGACGCAATCGTTTTGATCGACGCCCCGCTTTGCCCCGAATTTGAGACCCTGCCAAAATGTGCTCATTGTAAGTTATATGCCGATGACGGAGCGGGTCTCGGTAAGTGTGCCGGTTATGCTAAACCCTATTGGATCGACGGGAACTTTAATGCCTCCCTGTGCCGGTATTTTGAAAAAGCATGA